Part of the Actinomycetota bacterium genome, CTCATCCAGGAGCTGGTCGAAGCGCAAGGCGTCGACCTGTGCGGATCCGACCTGTAGGAGGTAGCCGGGGCTGCGGGTCAGCAGCCCGGCGTGCTCACCGAGCGTGCCGCGCAGACGCGCCACGTACGTCTGGACGGCGTTGCGGGGCGCGGCCGGAGCGGCGTCCCCCCACAGCACGTCGATGAGCGATTTCGACCGGTACGACCTCGCCGGCGTGCGCCAGCAGCGTCGCCAACACCGTCCGCTGGCGGCGGCTTCCGATCGCAGCCACCGCGCCCTCGCGGCGGACCTCCAGGGCTCCGAGTACCCGGAACTCCACGGCGACGGTGTCGCTGGTCTCGATCGGACCTCTCCCGCGAGGTGACGTCCGTCCCACCTCCGCCCAGGGTAGATGGGTCGACACCCACCGCGACACTGCGACGTACGCCAGATGTGACCGACCCGCAAGCCCCACCGTGCAGACTGCGGACAGGGCAAACACATCAGGAGAACCCATGGCCGATACAGCCACCACCATCACCGAACCGGCCACCCGGACGACCGGACTCCACCCGACACCGCAGGCGATCGACGAAGACACGCTCGCGGCGTTCGAAGAGCGTCTCGTCGACATCCTCAACGGCGGCGCCCTGTGCTTAATGATCTCGCTTGGTCACCGCACGGGACTCTTCGACGCCATGGCGGCAGCCGGCTCGGTGAACGCGGGCGCGCTCGCCGACCGCGCCGGGCTCGACGGCCGCTACGTCACCGAGTGGCTGGGGGCGATGACCGTCGGACGCATCGTCGACCACGACCCCGAGGCAGGCACCTACACGCTGCCAGCCGAGCACGCCCGGCTGCTGACCCGCGCTAGTCCGGCGGACAACATCGCCGTCTTCGCCCAGTACATCCCGCTGCTCGGGGCGGTCGAGGACGACATCGTGGGTTGCTTCCACGACGGCGGCGGCCTGGACTACGCGGCGTTCCCGCGCTTCCACGAGATCATGGAGGAAGACAGCGCACAGACGGTCCTGTCCGCCCTGCGCGAGCACATCCTGCCGCTGGTCCCCGGCCTGACCGATCGCCTCACCGCAGGCATCCACGTCATCGACGTCGGCTGCGGCCGGGGACGGGCCGTCAACGAGATGGCCGCGTCGTTCCCCCACAGCACGTTCGTTGGCTACGACATCTCCCAGGAAGCCATCGCCTACGCCCGCCGAACCGCCGCCGACCGGGGCTTGGACAACGTCACTTTCCACGTCCAAGACGCCGCCCGCCTCGGTGAGGTCGTCGACCGAGGCACGGCCGATCTGATCACGACGTTCGACGCCGTCCACGACCAGGCCGACCCTGAGGCGGTGGTGCGCGCCATACGACATGCGCTGGCCGACGACGGGATCTACCTGGCTCAGGACATCGACGCGACCAGCACCCACCACGGCGACATCGGTCACCCGATCGGTCCGCTGCTGTACACGATCTCGTGCCTGCACTGCATGACCGTGTCGCTGGCCCAGGGCAGTGCGGGCCTGGGCACGATGTGGGGCCGCCAGCGCGCCCGGACCCTGTTCGAGGACGCCGGGTTCGCCGACGTGGAAATCCACACCCTCGAACACGACGTGCAGAACGCCTACTACGTCTGCCGTCCGTAGCGAGCCTCAGCGAACGGCTCCCGCCGACGACGACACCAGCCAGTTCACCGGTGCACACGGAGATCACCGTGACCACGACCGAGACCACACGGAGCGGCGAAACGGGCCACCTCACCACCGGCTGGGACGCCGACCTCGACCTCGACGACACGCTGCTGCGCCGCTACGTGTTCGCGCTGGCGGCCAGCAACGTCGCCCCGGTCGCCGCCATGGGCGGCCGGGTGCTGCGCCGCGACGAGGTGATCGCCGCCGACCGCGGCATCCCGAACGCTGTCTTCAACGCCGCGGTCCTGACCCAACCGCCAGGCCAGGGCCGGCCGCCCGACGAGGGTGCCTTCGAGGCGACGCTCGCGACCGTCGAGGACCACTACACGGGCGGGACCGGTCGGGTGTACCTGTGGAGCCCCTGGCCCACCCCTGACCTGCGCCACCGCGGCTGGGTGCTGGACGGCCACCCCCCGCTCCTCGTCCGCCCACCCGAAGCCCCGCTGCCACCCGACCACGAGGCGTTGGAGATCCGCGAGGTCCACGATCGCCGGTCGTTGGACGACTTCACCGTGTGCTCGTGGAGGGCTTCCCGTTCGACGAGCTACAACCCTTCCAACCTGGCATGTGGCTCGATGAACGCCTGCTCGACGTGGCCGACCACCGGCTGTTCGTCGGATACGTGGACGGCGCGGCGGTCGTTTTCCGGCTGGCTGCTGCTGCATGGACCGCTGGGGGTGCTGGTCCTCGCCGCGACCCTGCCCGAGGCCCGACGCCGCGGGTACTGGGCGGCGATGCTGCGCCGCCGCCTCCACGCAGCCGAGGAGCGGGCCGTGGCGACGATCTTCGGTGACATGAGCCGGCCTGGCGCCCAGCGCTACGGGTTCCTGCCCCTGTTCCGTTTCACACTCTGGCACCGCGACAGGAGACCCTGATGCGCCCCGCCGACCTGTTCGACCGAGCCGCCGCCGGACTCCAACGTCGCCTGCCCACGGTCACGCCGGCGGACCTCGACGCGCCCACCCCCTGCGCAGGCTGGA contains:
- a CDS encoding methyltransferase domain-containing protein, giving the protein MADTATTITEPATRTTGLHPTPQAIDEDTLAAFEERLVDILNGGALCLMISLGHRTGLFDAMAAAGSVNAGALADRAGLDGRYVTEWLGAMTVGRIVDHDPEAGTYTLPAEHARLLTRASPADNIAVFAQYIPLLGAVEDDIVGCFHDGGGLDYAAFPRFHEIMEEDSAQTVLSALREHILPLVPGLTDRLTAGIHVIDVGCGRGRAVNEMAASFPHSTFVGYDISQEAIAYARRTAADRGLDNVTFHVQDAARLGEVVDRGTADLITTFDAVHDQADPEAVVRAIRHALADDGIYLAQDIDATSTHHGDIGHPIGPLLYTISCLHCMTVSLAQGSAGLGTMWGRQRARTLFEDAGFADVEIHTLEHDVQNAYYVCRP
- a CDS encoding GNAT family N-acetyltransferase, with the translated sequence MTTTETTRSGETGHLTTGWDADLDLDDTLLRRYVFALAASNVAPVAAMGGRVLRRDEVIAADRGIPNAVFNAAVLTQPPGQGRPPDEGAFEATLATVEDHYTGGTGRVYLWSPWPTPDLRHRGWVLDGHPPLLVRPPEAPLPPDHEALEIREVHDRRSLDDFTVCSWRASRSTSYNPSNLACGSMNACSTWPTTGCSSDTWTARRSFSGWLLLHGPLGVLVLAATLPEARRRGYWAAMLRRRLHAAEERAVATIFGDMSRPGAQRYGFLPLFRFTLWHRDRRP